GTGGGGAGCGAGATGGCGCCCAGCAGGAGCAGGTTCATCAGCTCCCTCTTGCTCATGTCCGGCACGCGGTCCGCGGAGATGCTGCCGGCCATGCAGGTGATGTTCCTCGGGACGCGCTCCCGGCCGAAGCCCAGGCCCTTGACGGGCTTGCACAGCGCGCTCGCGCGGGTCCGGCAGAGCTGCGCACCAACATGTTCTCAGCAAGCATAACGAACCTGGCTCTCTCGCGCACCGAAAGTACAGCACAAAATGGGACGCAAGAAGAATGAAAAGACCAGGAATCCACCgagaagagaagatgaagagatcAGACGGCGGCAGGAAGAAGGGAGGAGTGGTTACCTGGGTGGGGTTGGAGGCGGTGGAGAGCGCGGTGGAGGCCATGGTGGTTGAGAGGACGATCGATCGAGCGAGCTAGCACTGCCTGTGTCCACCACAGGCTTGCAGATGAGGCGCGGGTTATATGTCCCTGCGGGAAGTGGTGAAGGGGCGGCCGGTGATTGGTTGATGCGCAGCGAACCGGCTCCGAGAACCACATGTTGCGTGCCTTGTGGGTGGCTAGGCTGCCACACGCCCCCGACCAGACGTTACGGGGGCCTTATCGGCACAGTGCAATGCAGATTTACGAAACCAGTAAGGCCCCGCTTGGAATGTCTGTGAAACTTTACAACTGTAAATTGTTACACCTGGATATTACTGTACACCAGTAAAATACAACCGAATACATTTTCACCTGTAATCCGCCGTCAGATTGCAACACCCAAGCGGCCCCGATGTGTCTCAGCACTGTATCATCCAACGATGATTGAAGAAATACAACAAACATCCAAAGGATGGGGAGGGGGCAGAGGTGACCGCGAGCATGGTGCGGATCTGGCCGCTTGGAGCAGGAGGAGAGAGCGAgcggccgccgctcgccgccgtcaacATCACGTTCAAACGGCCGCCTGCCCTTAGACCCCGCGCATATCGCGGTCGCCGGGGACCTCGCCGGCTTCGGAGCGGACGGCATCTCTCATCCCTGTAAATAGCCAGCGCCTCACCCCTGCCGCGTCGTGGACGCCGGCGACGCCTCCCGTCCCTCGTTACGGCGGCGCAACGCTCAATATATAGTCTCGAGCGAGGAGGTGGGGAAATACAGCGCCCAAAGATCTGTATCGTTTACGGGCCTGTTCCGGGTGTAAAAGCAAAAACGGGTGTATTTTTTACAGCCTGAAAACGGCGTTCCAAGCACCTAGTCGAAGCCCAGCGGTTTTCTTTTACGGAGGGGATGTTTTACAGGTGTAATGGGCTGAAAAACGACATTTCAAGCAGGGCCTAAGATGTAGTACTACTCGTTTCGAGCGTGGCGTTGCTAAATATTAATACAACACTAATTCAAATATTTatagatactactccctccattcctaattaCTTGTCGCAAGTATGGACGTATCTAGATGTatcttagttctagatacatccatttctgtgacgagtaatttggaacggagggagtataatgcaaACGTAAAGTTTTCAAATAGGAGTAACACATTTCAAATTTAAATTTCAATATATGTGACATGCATGGTGACATGCCTAAGATCTGATGTTCACTacaaataagcattggtgattaaGAAAAGACCGGTTCCTTTTCACAAGCACATTGCATTGTATGCGGCCTATCATCTGCCGTTTACTAGGAAGGTCGGTTCAGTTAGGCTCCCTGAGATGCATAGC
The window above is part of the Triticum aestivum cultivar Chinese Spring chromosome 2A, IWGSC CS RefSeq v2.1, whole genome shotgun sequence genome. Proteins encoded here:
- the LOC123188291 gene encoding uncharacterized protein translates to MPSAPKPARSPATAICAGSKGRRPFERDVDGGERRPLALSSCSKRPDPHHARGHLCPLPILWMFVVFLQSSLDDTVLRHIGAAWVLQSDGGLQTFQAGPYWFRKSALHCADKAPVTSGRGRVAA